AAAAAAGTTAAAATTTAAAAAAAAGAAAAGAAAAAGGGATTACATCCCATTTACGCTCATATCAATCATTTTTTGAGTTTCAGCAGCTAATTCATCAGGAAGTCCAGTAATATCCATACTTAAGAAACCTCTTACAATCATGGATGCTGCTTCTTCTTCAGTTATTCCTCTTGAAGTTAAATAATTGATTTCGTCTTCATCGATTTTTCCAACTGCTGCTTCGTGAGACATTTCAAGATTTGCAGAACTTGCCTCAAGTTCAGGAACAGCATAAATCATACTATCATCAGACAATACTAATCCATGACATTCCAGATGACCTTTAACTTCAGGAACAGTTCCGGCCAAATGTCCTCTAGCAAATATTTGAGATTCATCCTGAGATACTGCACGGGAAATAATTTCTCCTCTTGAACCAGGAGCATTAAGGTAAGCTCTTGATCCTACATCAATAATAGAATCTTTTTTACCTCCTTGAATACTTTGGAAAATAGCTCTTGAATTTGCACCGTCACAATAAGCAGTAGGATAGGACTGTAGAGTATTAACAGGACTGGTTAAAATATAATTATTTAAATAGGTACCGTTTTCTTCAACTTTAATTCCTGTTCTTGGACGTACTTCAACCTGCTCTGCCCAGTTATGAACCATAGTGAAAGTTATTTTAGCACCTGGTTTTACATACAATTCAGATACTCCGACATGCATTGCAGATGAAACATCTTCACCAGTTGCACAGCCTGTAATCAAATGTAATTCAGAGTTTTCTTCAGCAATGATAACATTATGTGCAGTTTGCATAATATCCTCATCACTGATAAACATACATGCTTGTACAGGGAAAACTTCCTTAGTTCCAGGTAAGGACCTTACAAAATATCCACTTTTAATTCCATCTTTTTCTTCACGTAAAGCGGTTTTAGCAGTATATTTATCTGCATCAGGTTTTACAACATTCCACATGTAATCTTTAACCCAGTGATATTTATCCAGAGCAACACCAATATTCATAACTTCAACTGAATTGGACATTGAATTATTTGTAAATATATTGGACTGATCAACTTGTAAAAATGAACCTGACCTTCCTTTTTCTTCAGTATCCACACCAACTTTCAAAAGAGTGTTTTTAGTTTTTTTAGATACATCATCTAAATCATCTAAAAGATCAATTCCATCTATAATTTCATCTGAAAAATTTTCAATTGTAACATCTACACCAATTGGAGCTTTTTTATCTTTAGCTCTTTCGGCATCATTTAATACATTGCGCACATTCAACACATCCGTTAAATCCTTCTTTCCTAATATCCTCAATAATCTCAGCAGGATTACCTGAACAAGCTATTTTACCATCCATTAAAACATGAGCTTTATCCGCACTTACAAAGTTCAAAATATAACCTAAATGAGTAATCAAAAGACCGCTTCTTTTTCTGGAATCATGCTTTATATCCTTATCAAGTAAAGTACCAATTTCACCAGCTATTAATTCCACATTTTCAATATCCACACCAGAATCCGGTTCATCAAACATGGTGAAATCAGGCATTTGAGCGAGTAATTGTAAAATTTCAGAACGTTTAATTTCTCCTCCGGAAAATCCGAAATTAACATCCCTGTCTAAAAATTCATCATTGAATTTAAGTTTTTGAGCCAATTCCAACATTCTGGCATTTAACGGTTCATTAATTTCTTGATGGGATTCTATTTTAAGTAAATCACGAACTGATACTCCACGAATAGACGGTGGAGATTGGAAGCTTACTCCAATTCCTAATTGGACACGTTCAGCTGTAGTTAAATTAGTAATATCTTCACCTTTAAATTTAATTGATCCATTAACTACATTATATTGTGGAAAACCAAGAATTGTTAAAAACAATGTACTTTTACCGGCACCATTCGGACCTAAAAGAACATGAGTCTCCCCCTCATCAATTGAAAGATTAATATCTTTCAGAACTCTTTTACCGGCCACTTCCACAGCCAAATTTTCAATTTCAAGTAACATTTTATCACCTTATTTAAAAAGACATAAATTATATAACATTATTACATTTAAATTAAGATATATAAATATGTTATAATTATAAATCCCACATCTAAATGTTTAAAAGAAGTTAATATTCAATCAATGAATAAATCAAATAAAAAAAATAGTCAAGTAACTGAAAATATTATTCAGTTACAATAATGAATTCACCGACTTTTTCTACTTTAGCAAAAGGAACTAATAATATATCTCCATTTCTTTTAGCACCTTTAACATGAATATTACGACCGCTTTCCACCCTAATAGCAATATCAACAATTTTTCCAGTTTTTTCGTTGATAATTAATTCATCCAAGACACCAAGAATACGAGCATTGTTGGTAGCTACCTGATAATTCTTAATTTCGCTCCATAACTTTTCTTCTCTTTTAGGAATTTGTTTGTTTTCCATCACATCACCTGATAAATTTTCATTAATTATATAAAATATTTTAATTTCATCATATTTAAATTTAAATAGTTTTATTAATGAAAGCCTGATAAAATTTTTCAGCAACGATACTGTCTTTAAGAGTATTAATATTTAATGCCAATTCAATTTTGGGCAAAATAAGCTGATCTTCATCCTGAATTTCATTAATACTTCTTAAAACATTCACACCAGAAGGTACCGCACCATTAAATTCA
This genomic stretch from Methanobrevibacter smithii ATCC 35061 harbors:
- a CDS encoding SufB/SufD family protein yields the protein MLNVRNVLNDAERAKDKKAPIGVDVTIENFSDEIIDGIDLLDDLDDVSKKTKNTLLKVGVDTEEKGRSGSFLQVDQSNIFTNNSMSNSVEVMNIGVALDKYHWVKDYMWNVVKPDADKYTAKTALREEKDGIKSGYFVRSLPGTKEVFPVQACMFISDEDIMQTAHNVIIAEENSELHLITGCATGEDVSSAMHVGVSELYVKPGAKITFTMVHNWAEQVEVRPRTGIKVEENGTYLNNYILTSPVNTLQSYPTAYCDGANSRAIFQSIQGGKKDSIIDVGSRAYLNAPGSRGEIISRAVSQDESQIFARGHLAGTVPEVKGHLECHGLVLSDDSMIYAVPELEASSANLEMSHEAAVGKIDEDEINYLTSRGITEEEAASMIVRGFLSMDITGLPDELAAETQKMIDMSVNGM
- a CDS encoding ABC transporter ATP-binding protein — encoded protein: MLLEIENLAVEVAGKRVLKDINLSIDEGETHVLLGPNGAGKSTLFLTILGFPQYNVVNGSIKFKGEDITNLTTAERVQLGIGVSFQSPPSIRGVSVRDLLKIESHQEINEPLNARMLELAQKLKFNDEFLDRDVNFGFSGGEIKRSEILQLLAQMPDFTMFDEPDSGVDIENVELIAGEIGTLLDKDIKHDSRKRSGLLITHLGYILNFVSADKAHVLMDGKIACSGNPAEIIEDIRKEGFNGCVECAQCIK
- a CDS encoding PRC-barrel domain-containing protein — encoded protein: MENKQIPKREEKLWSEIKNYQVATNNARILGVLDELIINEKTGKIVDIAIRVESGRNIHVKGAKRNGDILLVPFAKVEKVGEFIIVTE